The sequence GCTGGGGCAGCTGCCCCCTGCGCGCCCTGAAGCAAGGAGCCCATTTGCTCCTCAGAATGGAAAATTCCCGTCCAAGAACATTACTGatattggggggaggggtgtcccCTACCATCTCAAATCATTGCTTTCTGCCTTCGTATGAGTCTATGGCGATTTTTCTGTTAAAAGGTAGCAGGTCGTAATTTGTGAAGTGTCCAGCGCGGCTCAAAAGTCGcccgatttaaaaaaaaagtcattcaataatttttcctttattttctgttgcAAGCAGTTGcttggtgctttttttttctttctttctttcttttttaactaacCCAGTAACCACCCAAACCTAAAAGGAAAACGTAAAACAATCTGATTTCTATAGATTAGCCCTGTGACTAGACGTtttacaaacacatttttaacaagaaaaatgtaatgggatgtttaaaaaatggagaCATATTTTAGATGTGTCTGGAGATGTTGAGAAAGAAACATTGGGCTTTTCACTTATTTACAATAAGCTCAAAATGCAGTCTTTCCAGACTGTTTTGCATGATGTAATTGGGGTTTGGGATTGCGGGTGGTGGGGTCATAGGCTAGTGTCTACGGAGCAGCGTTGATTATTACTTGGTTTTCAGTTCTGCGGCCCGAAGGTCAGCTATATTTGATGATTGgtgttattaaaaataaggctCTAAAACGCTAGGGATTCCAGTTAAGCTCTTCAAACACTGACAGTCGTAGATGTCCCTTTGGGCAGCAGGTTCTGCTGAGATCAGTAGAACCCCAGTGAGGAAGGAAAACGAGGCAGGTTGTGTTGTAAGGAAACTTTATGTTAATTGTTTGGGCTTGAGGTGCcttgcgtgcgtgtgtgtgtgtgtgtgtgtgtgtgtgtgtgtgtgtgtgtgtgtgtgtgtgagttttagGTAAATGAGTAAGTGGTGGAGAAAAGAAATTTGGACCAGAACAATTCAGGAGGATATGCTGTgccacaaaacaaacagaaacaaacaagcaccaaaaaaaaaaaaaaaaaaaagattcagggtTAAGACACCCCCTGGAATGTTCCTTGCATCTCTAAGCCCTTCCTGGCTGATACCACTTGACAGTTTAAGGGAGGTTGTTGAACTTGGGTACAAACAACTCctctttcatttgttcttctctaGTCTAGGTTtagaaacagcaacaacaaatacACATATGTTGAACATTGCCTGCTCGCTCtatctctatttttatatttttagaacataTGTCTTTAACAGCAAGTAGCCCAACATTTTGTTGTTCAAAGAAGATGGCAGAAACATTCCATCTGCCATACTGGGAGATTGTTTCAAAGAGTCAGTAATCCTGATGGCCTCAAAATCAAAGACTTGACTGAGTGTGTGGCTAGTAAACCAGAagtagaaaaatttaaacaatatccAGCCTGAAACTAATCATATTGAGTAAAtgggaaggaacaaaataaaatcaggaatTTAGAATTCAGTGCACTGGCCTCAGGTGCTAAGCCACTCTGGTTTTTATTTAGGAAATAAGAGCATTGATATTATGGGCTCTGTGTCAAATCAGTCCACCTCTGGGTGCCTTATCTCTCTGACTCATAAAATTAGAGTTTGGGTAGATGGATTTCTATCCATTCTGGTCACCTAAACACAAGAAGTCCTAAGACAGAACTTCCGTGTGTTCTCAGAAATGCAGGAAAAAGTAGATTATCTTCAGCAGAGGGTCACCAAAGTTAGCCATCTAGTGAGTAGCTCATCTGATAGGGGCATGATGTTCTTGTGTGTGTTGAAAAAGCCATAGCATTTCCAAGAGGTATTTTACAGTCCCAACCCATATTAAGAAAGATGCTGTTCACGCAccgttttcaaaattttaaaacagaagtttGCCTGTCATTCAAAATAGTAAATTAAAGACACAGACTCCTAGAGCTTCTACTGCAAGGATGATTATTCTTCAGGAAGAAACACAAACAGCAGTGACCGTTTTTTTCACAGACGTGCTCAGCCATCAGAAAAGCTTAATAAGTCCCTATTTAGTATGCATTTATGCAGTGATTATATGAACTTTGACCTCTGAAGAGCTGTAGCAATTAGCTTCAGGGTCCAGCATCTTCTCCCACCATTCCCCACTGGCTTCCTTGGGTCTTCCTTTCATCTCAGCAGTTCGTATGCTCGGAGggcataaaattttaaagttgacTTTCCACCTGAGGTATTTGCTTCTGCACAAGGCACttccccctccactccccccaTCTGATGTCTAAACAGCCATCTCAGATGGATATTGGGGCTCTGATTGTCGATATTACTCAAACGCAAATGGATTTCAGTTCAATCTTGCCCTGTTCTTTCGCAAAGAAGATACACTCTAATGGCCCAAAGAGCTTCATTTCATAGTTCGTGGCACCTGAAATAAATCGGATCTCTTCTGTCAGGCTAattgaatgttttttaaatattccatgtaatttattttaagtcAAATGAAACCTAGTGGCTTGGCAGAAAGCTAGAGGAGACAGGAGAAGGGCAGCTGGAAAGTCCCtctccacccccccccaaaaaaagtcaggaagggagaggaaagtgTTTTAAGTTTCTAGTAAACACTGTTTAGCAAAAGAATAATAGGCAAGTTAACCCTTTCCCAAAGAGGGATGGAACTATAATTGTTGCCTTTAGCAGAGAGCTCAGATAAACCACTGGGACTCATTCTAAAGTGACCCATCACTGCATTCATCTCTTCTTGAACTTTCAGTGAACCTGAGATTAAACAGGGGTGAGCAGCTAAGCAGTTTGTTGTTAGCAGGCTTTTCAACAACCCTTTCAGACTGAGTAAATATTGATCGGTTTGAATCTGATTGCCCCAGAGGAAAACACCAGGATATCTGAATAGCCTCCAAAAGTAAACTTTCAAAGGTGAAGCTGAGAGCAGACTTCAGAGTCACAGCACAATTTCAACTCAGCCTCAGTTGGGGACACCCTAAATTTCTGGAGTACTTTGAATGAAGGTGAGAGAAGTGAGGAAAAAGCATTGGAAAACTGGAATTTTATATTGTGATTATCCCAAGTCCCTAATTGAGACTCTTgtcctttttaaatttatcaataaaatgttattttctgttttccgtCTTCTGTCATTTCAGTTACCATGGCTGTCATTTTTCAAGGAGCTAACTGTGCTCCTCAGAGaccaaagcagaaaaagagagacCTTGAAATAGGATGTGTTAAGCGCCTTTGATTTAATCGATTGGGACAactaaaaagatacaaatgttTTCCTTGTTGAAAGGTATATTAATGTTTCCTAAATGCATTGCTTGTTAATTGATTTATTCCACGACCTAGAGAAGGCTTGGGATGTTTAGCCATAATTCATCATCCTCCTCTCTCTCAGCTACGTTAAAACCAGCACCTAGAAGATTGGAATCTCCGGATTCCAGCGGGTTGGCCCTGCTTTTAGATATTGAAATCTCGGCAGTGGCATGCAAATGACACTTTAACACATTAAAGTATTTGGAAACCAGCCATCTGTTTCGCTGTGTGGCTTTACACTAATAAACAAAAGATACTGTATACGGCCAGGcgggaaatgaaagaaagagttgGCTGACTTTGAAGTTCTCCTCCATCCACTTGAGTCTTTTAGAAGCAACCCCAGAACCCAGGAGCTGAGGGGAGGGCACTGGGTGCCCTTGATATGGCCGCGGCAACTGCGCCTGCAGAGTCCCGGCTCACTCTCTTTGACAGGGAACTACAGGAAATCTCAAGGATGCTCTAGGAGGCCTGCAAATTACAAGTTTTTGTAAGATTTCTCACTGCCCACCCACCCTGAACCCGAGCCCATCCTTTGTGAAACACCCTTTGGAGCGGAAGTCATATGTCTGTATTTGTTTGTGATGCGGTAAAATTTCTGCTCTACACTTGGGGTTAAATTAAAGCCTCCAAAAATGTGTGAAAGTAAAGGGAACGTGGTAACAGGTCTAGAAGGAGAGTCACTTTGAACTTTCTGATTTGCTGGCTTCTTCTGTCTGAGACCAGCAGACACATGCATTGGTCAGAAGCAACTTGAATATGGACAGACTTCAGGGCGGCTTCCACAAGTTCACCTGGAAGAACCTATTGAGcccagagaaaattaaaatgtttttctgggtTATGTGGCATGGAAATTGAGCGGTAGACCCGTTACAGCCATGGTGGCTGTGAAATCAAAGCTGAATCTGATGGGAATGAGATATGTAACCCAGAAGGAATTGGGAGTAGGGGTTTAAAAAGTGGAAGGAAGGAGTGGATCTTGACAGGAGGAATTGGAGGAGGGATGCAAAGGTTTACTCAGTACAGACCACACTCAATTTAAAGAGTGGAATATTTTGGCACGCTGTCCAACAatccagaaagaaggaagaggggtgaggtgggggccCCGTCCTCAAACAGCTTTATACTGAAGCTAATTAAATGTGAATCTCTTAGCTCTTGGTTCATTGATGTGAGGAAAGACTGACTGAAGAGTTTCAGCTTTTGAAGGggattctgtttatatatatgtcaACGTTGAGTTGGAGGTGAAAAGGTTAGCACTTGACCCAGGAAGTATCCATGTTTGTTTCAAAAATAGATCTGCTTCATAAATTTCTTcaccattcatttttttccataatgaACTTTGATTATAATAAAGCAGCCGctgctattttaaagaaaatcaaccTATTACATAGACATCGTTAGGTGCAATTACACTCATAGGGGAAGCTTCAGCTACATAATGAaaagcctttccttttttttttcaagaaaaggcCCACCTCTTTGAAAATACACACCACACTTCTCTCCCCCATGTGAAATGAGCCAACTTTGTAGGAACCAGCAAATTGTAGCCAAGCCAAATACACAGATGCGTGAGCATATCTGAAACCTGAATATATTTATTACAGACATCTTAAGACCCGTAAATTCTGCTCTGGATCACATCACTCCGGGATCTCTGAGCTGTTCATGATTGTACAGGAAATGGGGACTATCACAAAGGATAACTGATAGAACTCAGTGTGGTACTTCAGGGACATCAAAACATTGTGCGACATGCAAAAGACTGTTCACGAATCACACAAAATATACATTCATTGTGCCATCCATCACATTAACAATTGGGCCGAAAATATATCATATCCAGCTAAGATAACTGTGGAAGGAAGAAGCTGGTTTGAATAATACATTTAGATGCTGAATAATCCAGCACAAATTTTAAATAGAGTGTGGCCAGAGAAACAAGAaaggagtggggatggggagagacttAGCACAGGAAGCAAGGTTTCTGACCCTTGTATTCTGCAGGCCTTCTGAACTCACTGAAAGAACAAATTGAGGCTACCATCTGAGGCATCTGATTGATTTTAAATGAGAGCTTTTAATTCTTTAACCTATAATCTTTAACCTATAATCACATATAAAGTTGTACCAGCTTTGAGAGTTTGCCCACTGTGTTTTAGTCACTTAATCAAAACATTTCTAGAAAATCTGTATAAAGATAAATCTTTCAGGACAAAGCATTTACAACCAGCAAACTCACACACATAAAACTGAATTAAATTAAGGGATGAATTAATTGTGTAAACACTCTCATGGTGTATCTGTTCTTCATGAGCTCCTggaccctcttctctctctctctagcctACTTTAAGGGCAAAGTAGGGGAGAACTGTGAATATACAGATAGATAAAAGATGAGAGGCCTCGCTCTGACATGTTTTGGCTGGCAGaggaaactattttccaaagggcATCTGAAAGGAACAGTAGGTTCTGTCGAAATCTCCTAAAAGTAGGGGTGTTAGGTGCCATTGGAAAATTGATGCTGGCCCTCAATCTGCGCTACGGAGctaacacccccctcccccctcatcAAGTTTCTAATCCAGAATTCTCTGGAAACCCATTATCCTGGCCAGGAGTTCCCCAGATAggatcagaaaggaagagaaagattgTAAATGGAGAGGAAGATAAGCTAAGAATGTGCTTTGGGTAAGAAGTCCCAGCCGGAGGAGTAGCCTGGGCTGCAGAGTGGGGCCAGGGCGGCCTCAGTGGGAGGTAGGTAGAGTGTCTGAGGTAGAAGACCCCGGGGAAGGAACGCAGGGTGAGGAGCTGGACTTCTCTGAGGATTCCTCGGCCTTCTCCTCGCTTCCCGTCGGAGTGGCTGGAGAGATGGGCAAGAGGCCCTCCTTCTCTCGTTTCTTCTGCTTCATTCGGCGGTTCTGGAACCAGATCTTCACCTGGGTCTCATTGAGCTGCAGGGATGCGGCAATCTCCACCCTGCGGGCACGCGTCAAGTACTTGTTGAAGTGAAACTCCTTCTCCAGCTCTGTGAGCTGTTTAGTAGTGAAGTTGGTACGCACTGCATTGGGTTGACCCACGTAGCCATACTCTCCGACTTTCCCTGGGGGCAAGGTGGGAAGCGATGAGaggaaaaggtaaaaatttttataatCGATATGAGATTCCGTACACGCTTCAGAGCAACCTTCGGGTAAAGAGGAATCAAGAATTTCTGAACATAAACTGGGCTTGGGAGGGTGAGTGATGAGGTGTAAAGTGTTAATCTGAAATCAACCATTAGCATGGTCAGACCGTGATTAATGGAGCCTGGAGATATTAACAGgacgcccccccacacacacacacctacccaCTTCCCACTTCCTACTTCCCAAACCTCTAAAACCCAGCCCCTTTGGAAATACAGCAGTCCCAGATGCTCCTTTGCCCCAACGCACCTGGGTAAACCACCCCACACCCTACAACACAGGTGGGAagcaagaactttaaaaaaaaaacatgattaattTTCCTTGGAAACTAAGCATACCAGCTCCTTCCAAAATCATCAAGGAGCTTTCATGGAATGGCAAGACTGACCTGTTTTGGGAGGGTTTCTTTTGACTTTCATCCAGTCAAAGGTCTGTGCTGGAGAAGATGTCTCTGATGCAGGGGAGcgacaggcttcttggtggctggcGTGGAGAGGGGACAAGGAGTTATTATACGTGGCCAGGGCCAGGCTCTGGTGCTCTTGTCCATATGAGTGGTGAATGTACTGAGGCGAGCCCACCGCGCCCCCGGCATAaccctggtggtggtggtgatgctggACCATGGGAGATGAGAGATTTCCAGAGTAAACAGCGGGAGCGCACGAGGGGTACCCACCACTTACTTCTGCTTCCTGATTTAACGCGTAGGGGCTGTAAGGCGCGCCGAAGTTCTGCGCGCCGTAGCTTGGACCACAACTCGAGTGGGAGTAGGATACCCCCAGGTTCCCAGCAGTCTGGTAGGTGGCCGgctgggggtggtgatggtggtggtggtggggcggGCTGATCTGCACCCCCCTGCCCACTAGGAAGCGGTCGTCGCCGCCACAGCTGTTGGCACTGACCGCGCACGACTGGAAAGTTGTAATTCCATGGTCGGAGGGGTAGGCTCGCGCTGAGCAGGTCCCCGAGTCGCCACCGCTGAGGATGGGGTATTCCAGGAAGGAGCTCATTCTTGCATTGTCCATCTGTCACTGAGTGACCGGGTCCTGCGAAGCCCTGGGTGACCGTGCCAACTTTCTCACTTCCTCCATGGGGCcggagaagaaaaatgatatgaaTGTACAGTGCGCAAGAGGGGGGGCGGGAGGGCGGAGGGCGCTAGGGGAGGGGCACGTGACTATATCAACCAATGGCGGAGCTTGCTGCGAAAGTTTGCTGGCTCCTGCGGTGATGGATCACCATTTCAGTGGCATTTAAATCCCCAGCGCTCCTCAGTCTAGGTGACGCGCAGTCGCCCCCCCAGGCAGCCcgggcggcagcagcagctgcgGCAGCTGCCGGGGCAGATTCGGAGCGCTGGGGCGAAGGGGAGCAGAGGCTGCTTTCTGCGCGCGCTGAATCCGATCTCCCCCCCCCTCCGGGAAGTGGGGGCTGGAAGGCATCCCCCGTCACCGCCCCCTTGCCCACCGCGCACAGAAAGATGAATTGGCAAGAGGTGAGAAGCGAGGAGGGCTCCTCGATCTCTCGGGTCGGGAATCAGTGGGCGGGAGCTCGCTGGGCCGCCACTAGCACACTGGCCGAGCCCGGAACGCAAGGAATTGGAAGGGTTGCTCCCCGGGCGCTTTCCGTTCAGTGCCTTCTGCGGTGCCTCGAGGAGTGCCGAGAACGGTGGCGTAGGACGAGGCTGGGCCACCAGCTCTCTAAGCTCGGGATGGAGAGGGAAGTACGCAGAGAGCTGACTGGGAGGAACCCGAGTGGGCGTGGAGGGGACGAGGGCAAAAAAGGAAACTTCCCTTCTCCAGGGAGGGTCTTGaagcctcctttcctcctccccctccctcccccccccccccatcggCTATTAGCGTGGCAACGTGGAGCTTTTGTATGTAATTTGACGCCCGGGAGTGGGTGAGCCTTGGGAGCTAGGCTTGCTGGCCAAGACCAGGGGTGGCCCAACTCTtcgccctccctctctcctcgcTCTCCgcccctttctcctccccactcAGCTTGCTCTGGGAGCCCTACGGGATCCGTAGCAACTCCGCCGGTGGATTTTGAGGGGGAGGAGGCGGGGGGAGAGAGATGACGCTAGCGGACGTGGCAAGCCTGGGGGCCGGGCCCTGCGCTGCAGGCCATCTGCCGGCTCCCTAGGACCCAGGAGCCTGCGTGATCCGACCGGGGCCTCAAAGGGCGAGACCACGGCTACCGCAAACTACGATGGACTctccccccccactccccgcaacgTTTCTCGTTTTCTGAAGGGAGATGTTAGGAGTGGTAGAGCTTCCTTTATCCACCCCCCCCATTCTACTGCACAgctgaagtgggggtggggggttggcaggtgggaggggcgggggacaGATGGCTGATGGTGGACGGGACATTTCCTCCTTCCCCAACAACTGACTGCGTAGTTCCTTGTGTGAACCTTCAAGTCTTTCCCTAGAGAGACATGTGCAAATCTGAGCGTCATCCCAGGACAGGGGTCCTGTTCTCCATCACCCTCGTCCTACCCGATGCCGACGGGGTCGTTAACTGCTGTTTACTATTAGGTTTCGTGTGAACCCTTAGCTTGTAGAGAGAAAAGGCCAAACAGAGGCCAAGAATTGATGCATTCTTGGGTAAAAGAAATCCAGACATCATCCAGAAGCTTTGCAGCCAATGCTGTGTAGCTCTATTCTGACCGTGTTCACCACATCGGAGTCCGACAGATCGGATTGTCTGAGGATTGTGCGTGGGTTGGGGGTCCCCACTCCTCTCTAGCTCCCCCTCCCCAGTTAAAAGAAGGAGGTTTTTCTTGAGGCAGGCACGTTTCAGATGTGTTAGTCAGCCTTTCAGGTTTCTGGGTTCTGTTCTTCACGTATAGAAGTTCCCTCCTAACCTGTCTCCCCAAGAGGGAAAACTGGCAGACATTTGACTGTAGATTCCCTCAGTAGCAAAGGAACATTTTTCCTAAACATTTCCTTTTGAAAGGGTATCCTGTGACCTGCGAC is a genomic window of Delphinus delphis chromosome 9, mDelDel1.2, whole genome shotgun sequence containing:
- the HOXA1 gene encoding homeobox protein Hox-A1 yields the protein MDNARMSSFLEYPILSGGDSGTCSARAYPSDHGITTFQSCAVSANSCGGDDRFLVGRGVQISPPHHHHHHHPQPATYQTAGNLGVSYSHSSCGPSYGAQNFGAPYSPYALNQEAEVSGGYPSCAPAVYSGNLSSPMVQHHHHHQGYAGGAVGSPQYIHHSYGQEHQSLALATYNNSLSPLHASHQEACRSPASETSSPAQTFDWMKVKRNPPKTGKVGEYGYVGQPNAVRTNFTTKQLTELEKEFHFNKYLTRARRVEIAASLQLNETQVKIWFQNRRMKQKKREKEGLLPISPATPTGSEEKAEESSEKSSSSPCVPSPGSSTSDTLPTSH